The region CGACATTTGACTCGAGGGCCAACAATTCCCCAATGTTTAGAGAAGCTAGAGTTACTCGAGTTAGGCCCGGTTGACCCTCTACGATTTGCTGCTTATCATATTTTTGGAGGGACCATGAATATGAGAGAGATGTGGGTAGATTTGCCTAATGATCCACAAATATTAAGAGGGTGGATCGAGATGACAGCTACAAGTTTAGGAGTATTAAAGGATGGAAAGATTGTCCATTAAGTTTACATATTTGGATTTGAACTATGTGGTTATGTTTTTTGGTTATTTGGTACTTGGATTTTATTTGTAGTATGTGGTTATTTGGTACTTGAATGTTATTTGTAGTATTTGGAATTTGAACTATGTGATTAtgtattttggttatttggttatgttatttggtacttgagttttatatttttttatttggtacttgagttttatattttttttatttggaacTTGAACTATGTGATTATATATTTTGGTTTTTTGGTACTTGAGTTTTATATTTGGTACTTGTGTTGATTAATAGGTTCCTAATGGATCACGACAAAAAGATACTACTCATAATTCTAATGTACTTGTACGTCCGCTACTTTTGGAAAAGGGGTGTAAAACGAGTGCGGGACAACGATTCGGAAATGACGGGACATGAATTTACATTAGAGTTACTTCACCGTAATCCTCTACAATGTGTTGAAGTGCTACGCATGTCCCGTGAATCATTTGTCCGACTATGTGCTCATTTTAGAGTAAACTACGCGTTAAATGATAGCAAACATGTGTTGGTTGAGGAGAAGATGGCTATGTTTTTTATGATGATTGGTCATAACCAACGTTATGTGATTATCAAGCGGAGATTTCAACACTCAAAGCAAACAGTTCATAAGTTTTTTCATGAAGTGTTGGACAAAATGCTGCTTTTCGCACATGACATTATAATGCCAACTTCTTTTAATCTGAATCCAAACATTCCAGGACATAATAGGAGGCTACGACGGGTGTTTAAGGGAGCAGTTGGTGCACTTGATGGCACCTTGATACATGTTGTTGTCCCTGCAAACAAACGGGATTTATATAGAAGTAGGGGAAAAGGTGATTGTTACCAAAACGTATTGGCAATATGTGACTTCAACATGATGTTTACGTTTGTTGTGGCCGGTTGGGAAGGGATAGCACACAATTCTAGAATTTTATCAGAAGCATTAGCAAATCCACATGCACCATTCCTGCTTCCACCACCAGGTAAATTTATGGTTATTGAAATAGTTTCATCTTAGCTTGAAAAAATAAATGACTTTTTTTTTACTGAtaaatattatctttgtgatgccgCTTATGCAAACATTCGAGGTTTTATGGCACCGTACTGTATTGTGAGGTATTGGCTTGGATATTTCCGTCGAAGACGTGCATTAAcgaataaagaaaaatttaaccATGCACACGCAAAACTTCGGAATGTCATTGAGCGTGCTTTTGGTGTCTTGAAAGCACGATTCCCTATATTGAAGAGGATGGCACCATTCTCATTGGTTACACAACGAAACATTACCCTAGCATGCTTTGCACTacataattttataagaagaGAGGGACTACGTGATGAGTTTTTTGCACGATATGACGAACCAAATGTCTCGGTTCGGAATAACAATGCAGGCGTTGATAATGATGAAGATGAGATTCCAACACATGGTACTGCAGCGGATTGTGAATATATGACTCAGTTAAGAGATGAAATTGCCGAACAATTGATGCAAAATATGGAATGAAAATTATTAAAGTTTGGTTGtatgaattttatttaaaaattttattgtAAGACTAATTTGGTTGTTTGaattttatttcaatgttttaagattacaattattaaatttttggtattaaaaaactattatcggtttattaaattattttattttaatttttttaatatctgcagcagtCTGCAaccgttaaaaaaacaaacatgcttctcATTATAGTCTGCAACACTTTGGTCTacctcttctgctgcagagggctgcagaggtggtccgcagacttcagaCAGTTTCACTTcggaaaaacaaacagcacctaagacAATCTGAGCTGTTGATTGTGTTTCTTTTATAGGTTttacacccttagatcaatttgtttacgtcaccttgatcaaacaagaagtcaaccCGTTATgttaggaaattaaatgtaggaattgaatgaaaatgatacatgaattctttccaaacttacaactacaaaattggttccttattaatataaaccttaaatttaggctctattttcattcaaaattgctttccaaatatattatatgttgaaatctctgaaactattaatttcatttttcaaaagtttcggatattattatgaaccaatacactttgaagcataaatatcttctattttaagtttaaatgagatttcaatttattacctgctaattttcatcatattgacttgtatatatatttcaaacctttttaataatcgatttacacaaacattatgtcataattccTCTGCAGAAAACAAATGCAAAAAAACTTCAACCTTCCCATCAGTCTGATTAGTTGAATAAATATATGTACTTCTTCCTTAAATCCTTTTAATCTGTAAGTTTGATATTGTTTacgaatttatatgtttttactcaTTCGTATGGTTCTTTGTTGAATACTTATAATTTAGATGTATAATGTTGCTTTTGAATTTTTCTTGATGTTGTGTTTGGTTCTTGGTTCCATCTTTTTAATCGGTAACTATGATCCTTTTTCGAAAATAGTAAAGTCGGTGTTAAAATTGGATGTTATATGATGTTACATGTGTGTGTATACCTTTCTAAAAAATCAATAGATAAGACAAGAGATGACATGACATAATATAACAGACGGGTTGTACTTAGACATGAAAGCCCTAGCATGCTTTGCACTacataattttataagaagaGAGGGACTACGTGATGAGTTTTTTGCACGATATGACGAACCAAATGTCTCGGTTCGGAATAACAATGCAGGCGTTGATAATGATGAAGATGAGATTCCAACACATGGTACTGCAGCGGATTGTGAATATATGACTCAGTTAAGAGATGAAATTGCCGAACAATTGATGCAAAATATGGAATGAAAATTATTAAAGTTTGGTTGtatgaattttatttaaaaattttattgtAAGACTAATTTGGTTGTTTGaattttatttcaatgttttaagattacaattattaaatttttggtattaaaaaactattatcggtttattaaattattttattttaattttttttaatatctgcagcagtCTGCAaccgttaaaaaaacaaacatgcttctcATTATAGTCTGCAACACTTTGGTCTacctcttctgctgcagagggctgcagaggtggtccgcagacttcagaCAGTTTCACTTcggaaaaacaaacagcacctaagacAATCTGAGCTGTTGATTGTGTTTCTTTTATAGG is a window of Lactuca sativa cultivar Salinas chromosome 1, Lsat_Salinas_v11, whole genome shotgun sequence DNA encoding:
- the LOC111876318 gene encoding uncharacterized protein LOC111876318; translated protein: MTGHEFTLELLHRNPLQCVEVLRMSRESFVRLCAHFRVNYALNDSKHVLVEEKMAMFFMMIGHNQRYVIIKRRFQHSKQTVHKFFHEVLDKMLLFAHDIIMPTSFNLNPNIPGHNRRLRRVFKGAVGALDGTLIHVVVPANKRDLYRSRGKGDCYQNVLAICDFNMMFTFVVAGWEGIAHNSRILSEALANPHAPFLLPPPGFMAPYCIVRYWLGYFRRRRALTNKEKFNHAHAKLRNVIERAFGVLKARFPILKRMAPFSLVTQRNITLACFALHNFIRREGLRDEFFARYDEPNVSVRNNNAGVDNDEDEIPTHGTAADCEYMTQLRDEIAEQLMQNME